TGCGTTATGAATTGGGTGATGATTTACCGGATGGCCAATCAACCGGTAAAAAATTCAGTGTAAGTTATGTTGATAAAATTGGAGCTAACTTTGGTTATGCATTTGGTATTGCTTACCAAGATCAGCCTTCGTTGCAACGGGGCATAGAATCATGGGATTACAATAACGCACCAGAAAATCAGGGCGACATTAACCAAAATGGCATTACCGAAGCCGCTCCATGGGGTGGTCAAGCGGATACCAAAATTGGTAACAATGAACGCCTAGGCGCAATGACTATCCTAGAGTGGCAGGCAACTGATGCCCTCACCCTTAAATATGATCTGTTTTACTCTAAATTCAAAATTAAAGAACGTGAAGACCAATATTACTTCACTAACTGGGGTAATTGGCAGGGTGGACAAGATTGGAATTACCAAAATTCAGCCAGCTCAGCCAATATCATTACTAAAGCGGATGGTACTGAACAGGTAATCGGTGGCGGTTTGGCTTTCGGTTCACACGAAGTGCACAACGCCACTTGGTTTCAAGAAAATGAATTGATCAGCACAGGGTTAAACGCCGAGTACATTACTGATGATTGGACCATTAAAGCTGACGTAGGATATTCAGAAGCGAGTATCGACTCCGTATGGGTAGACATTCGTTCTAACTACAATGGCCCGGCGTATGACTTAGGCTGGAGTGCAGCCGAGAATGATCGTATGGCCATTGAGATTCAACCAAATCCAGACCAAGGTTTAACCTACACGGATATTGGCAACCCTGAGAACTATAGTATCGACGGTGTCGAAACCTGGGTTGAAACCTCTCCTGGTGTGTGGGAAGCCTTCTATTACGGTATGTTTGCTGATGATGATCGCGACTTGACCGACGAAATGGTGAGCGCGCAGCTAGATTTTTCTCGTGATATTGACATCAACGATATTCAGAGTATTGAATTTGGTGCCCGTTACAGTGATCGTGACAAGCAAAACCGAGTATATGATTGGCAAAAATCAGTTATTGCTGACAATGGTTTAACCGACTACGGCATGCAATATGAAATCGGTGGCGATGTGACCGCCCCAATGCTGTATACCTTCAAAGATTGGGACCTGGTCGCAGATAAAGTATTTGGTGGCTTAGGGACTGCGGATTATGACAACCAATCTGCGGACGACAAATTAGCTTCATGGGAGCTGAGTGAAACTACCTATAACCTATATGCTCAAGCTAACCTCAGAGGCACCATTGGTGGTCTGGATTATACTGGTAATATTGGGGTCAGATACGTAAAAACTGAATCTCAGTCTAGTGGTACACAACAAATTGCTGGCGTATTAAGCCCCGTCACTGTTGACCATGATTACAGTGAAATCTTACCTTCATTAAATGTAATCGTGACCTTAAATGAAGATTCACAATTACGCTTTGGATTAGCGAGAACCATGTCCCGTCCGCCGTTAATTGAAATGCGTACTGGCTTCGCGATTAATGAAACAGTTGAACCTAATACCGCTTCTGGTGGTAACCCTACGCTGAATCCTTTCGTGGCCAATCAAGCTGATTTAGGCTATGAATATTACTTTGGCGATGACGGTGCCGTGACGGTTTCGTTGTTCTATAAGGATTTAAAAAATCACATAGGGAATGCTCAGGAAAACCTAAACTTTAATGGCGTGGATTACGAATTTACCGGGCCTGTTAACGGTGACGGTGGCAAAATCAAAGGTTTCGAAGTGTTATTTCAGCAAGCCTTTACCGATTTACCTGCACCATTTGATGGTTTAGGAGTGTACGCCAACTACTCTTACACAGATTCTGATGTGCAAGAATTCATCCCACAAAATAATCCTTATACCTTAGGCGGCTTGTCGCAAGATGTGGCCAACTTTACCTTGTGGTATTACAAGCAAGGGTTTGAAGCGCGGGTGTCCTATGACTATCGCAGCGAATATACGTCTATTAACAGCTGGAACCCCAGCCGTATAGCCCTGCAAGATGAACAAGCCACAGTCGATGCCAGTATTTCATATGAAGTAAATGAGCATCTAAAACTAACCTTACAAGGCCAAAACCTGACTGATGAAGCCTCAGTTAGCTATTGGGATAATGATCGTACTCGTCCAGCAGATTATGTGGAATGGGGACGTCGTTTCTTGGTTGGATTTCAATATTCGATGTAATGCGTGATGGCCATCATCTAGTAATAAAATAAAAGCTCCGGCCAGTTTTTTTAGCCGGAATTTTATTGCTTAGTCAATCTCATATCTCGGTCTCTTGGACCCCGCTAGTTATCTTTAGAGGACAGTATTCCGTGCGTAAAGCCATAATATTATCTGCTCATTTGTTGTGTCTGCTGGTTTTAACTGCCTGTCAGAATGACAACCCGAGTGCGCACCACGACACAGGTGTGCAAGCGTCGATTACCAGTGAAACTCCGGTAAGTCAGACGTTAAATTTCAACAAAGACTGGTTATTTAAAAAGTCTCAAACAGAGCAATCTGCAGGCAAAATATCTGCTGCTTGGCAGACGGTAGATTTACCCCATACTCCCCGATTAGAGCCGCAAATAGTCAACCACCAATGGCAAGGATTTGCTTGGTATCAAAAAACTTTTCAAGTCCCTGAATCTTGGTTAGACAAAGCGGTGCTGATACGTTTTGAAGGGGCGATGAATGTGGCTGATATTTGGTTAAATGGTGAAAAGGTTGGTGGGCATATTGGCGGCTATTTACCGTTCACCTTAGATCTTAGCCCTTACTTGAAAAGCGGTGACAACCAGATCCAAGTTCGTTTGGATAACCGTGACAACGAAATCACCGGTCCGAAGCCTTTACATTTGCTCGATTTTAACACCTACGGTGGGTTGTATCGCGACGTCAATTTGTTGATCAAAGATAAACTAATGATCACCGATGAGATGTTAGCCAACGAAGTTGCTGGCGGCGGAATATTTGTGACCTTCCCCAAAGTCAGTGAGTCCAGCTCAGTATTAGTTGTAAAAACTCAGTTACAAAATCGCTACGCCGCAGCAAAGTCGGTGCGTGTCGAACAGACCTTATTGTGGCAATCCACGCCAGTAGCCAACAATGTTCAGCGCACACAACTGCTTGAGAACCAGTCTTTGCACGTGGAGCAGCGAATCGAAGCTAAACAGGTAAAACTATGGAGTCCCAAAACACCAAATCTTTATAGTTTGCAGACTAAAGTATTTGACGGTGAGCGATTGGTAGAACAGCAGTCGCGCAAAATTGGTTTTCGTGAATTTACCTTTAATCAGCAACATGAATTGCTGATTAATGGCGAGAAAACCTTTCTGCGCGGTGTCAATCGCCATCAGGATTATCCTCATGTTGGTTACGCAACCTCAGCTCAGGCGGATTATCGTGATGCGGTTAAAATAAAGGCTGCTGGATTTGATTATGTACGACTGTCCCATTATCCACATTCTACAGCCTTTATGCAGGCAGCTGATGAGCTTGGCTTGGTGTTAATTGATGCCGTTTTAGGCTGGCAATATTACAACCCTGATCCGGCATTTGAGGCACATATAATTCAATCCTGTGCCGACTTGATTCGGCGTGACCGTAATCATGCCAGCGTATTGGGTTGGGAATGCTCCCTGAACGAATCAGATATGCCTGATGACTTTATCGCTCGTCTGGATGACACCGTGCATAAAGAGTTCCCAGGAGCCTATTCTGCGGGCTGGGAAAAAGGCTATGACATATATTTGCAGGCCCGCCAGCATAGACTGCAACACTACGAAACTCCGAATCAACCTTATGTTGTGTCTGAATATGGTGATTGGGAATACTATGCGCAAAATGCCGGTTTGAATCAGGACAATTGGGGCGATTTAAAAGACGAAGAACGCACTAGCCGTCAATTGCTTAACAGCGGTGAAAAACGTTTGTTGCAACAGTCAATGAACCTGCAAGAAGCCCACGATGACAATCACACCGTACCTGCCTTCGCCGATGGGTATTGGGTGATGTTTGATTACAACCGTGGCTATGCTGATGACATCGAATCTTCGGGCATTGCCAGCTTGTATCGTCAACCTAAATACAGCTACTACTTTTTTGCCAGTCAACGTGATGCAGATGAAGTCAGCGATGCTTATGCCAGTGGTCCTATGGTACACATCGCCAGTGAATGGACTAAAAATTCGGCGACTAAAATACGTGTTTTTAGTAACGCACAACAGGTGGCGTTATATTTAAACGATGAGTTAGTTGAACAAAAGTCAGCTAGTCGGGATAAATATTCTCAGCATCTTGCCCATCCGCCAATTCATTTTGATGTCGCTGAATTTCGTCCTGGTACACTCCGCGCGGATGCAATTATAGATGGCAAAGTGGTTGCCAGCCATACAGTAGCAACGCCAGGAGAGGCGACTCAACTAGCATTACGCTTGGACGTCAGTGGTGTCAAACCGGTAGCTGGCAGTAAAGATCTGGTGTTTGTATATGCCGATCTGCTTGATAGCAACGGAAATAAAGTACCAGCCAACGATGTGGCCCTTGAGGTCGCGCTAAGCGGTGATATCCAGTTACTTAATCAAGAAGCCATACTGACATCTCAAGGACAGGGCGCTTTGCTGATCCGTATAGGCGACAGTTTGGCGGGGGCCAGCATCACAGTGTCTGGCATTGGATTGACTTCTGCTAGCTTAAACCTGGCGCAATAGGGAGAAATCTGGTGAATATTTTGGTTACCGGCGGTGCCGGTTACATTGGTACTCACACCTGTGTTGCCCTGCTAAAAGCCGGCCATCAGGTGGTAGTAGTTGATGACTTTAGTAACAGTTGTCCGGAAGCAATGCAGCGAGTGGAAACCATTTGCCAGCAAAGCATTCCGTTCTACCAAGGGGATGTGGGCGACAAAGCGTTGTTAGAAAAAATCTTCAGTGAAAATCATTTTGATGGCGTAATCCACTTTGCTGGGGCGAAAGCCGTTGGTGAGTCTGTAGCCAAACCGCTTTACTACTACCGTAATAATGTGACTGCCAGTCAGACGTTGCTCGAAGTTATGGCTACCTTTGATGTTAGTTCGTTGGTATTTAGCTCTTCTGCTACTGTATATGGCGACCCTCACGCAGTCCCTATCTTGGAAGACTTTCCGTTGGCACCTACCAACCCTTATGGGCGCAGTAAGCTGATGGTTGAGCAGATCATGCAGGATCAGGCGCAGGCTGATAAACGCTTCAATGGTATTATTTTGCGCTATTTCAACCCAGTAGGAGCCCACGAAAGTGGCTTAATTGGCGAAGACCCCAACGGTATTCCAAATAATCTGATGCCATTTATCTCTCAGGTGGCAGTCGGTAAACGGGCTCAATTGACTATTTTTGGCAATGACTACCCAACCCGAGACGGAACCGGTGTGCGAGATTACATCCATGTTTGTGATCTGGCCGAGGGCCATGTTCAGGCACTGGAAAAATTGCATGATCAACAAGGTTGTCACGTATTAAATCTAGGTACGGGTAATGGTGTCTCAGTGTTGGAAATGGTCGCGGCCTACGCCGATGCCAGCCATCAGCCCATCCCTTATGTTTTTGCTGAGCGTCGGCCAGGCGATGTGGCCCAATGTTACGCGGATGCCAGTCAGGCTAAGCAAATATTGGGTTGGCAGGCTACTCGCGGGTTGCCAGAAATGGTAGCGGATAGCTGGCATTGGCAGTCGGGTAATCCTAATGGTTAGCGTAATCAATCAAATTCTTAATTTTTAAAGGTTTTCTATGTCTGAATTCGATGTTACAGAACATCCTCATCGTCGCTTTAATCTCCTGACAGGGGAATGGGTGTTAGTGTCTCCACACCGCGCCAAACGCCCATGGCAAGGACAGGTAGAAGATGCTGGCGAAGATAATACACCGAGTTATGATCCGAGCTGTTTTTTGTGCCCGACAAATACTCGTATCAGTGGAGATGTGAATCCGGACTATGATTCTCCATTTGTGTTCACCAATGACTTTGCCGCTTTGCATCAACAAACACCCGATGCTCAGCGAGATGATGAAGGTCTATTTGTGCTATCGTCAGTGGAAGGCACTAGCCGCGTGATCTGCTATTCACCTAATCATAGTTTAACTATGCCGGAGCTGAGCCAGCCGCAGATCCAAGGAATAATCCAAACTTGGATTGCCCAATACCAGGATCTTTCAACAACCTACCAGTGGGTTCAAGTTTTTGAGAATAAAGGGGCGATTAATGGTTGCTCGAACCCTCACCCCCATGGACAAATTTGGGCCAGTTCTAGTGTGCCTACTTTGCCAGCACGAGCTGATAAAGCGCAAGCGGAGTACTTACAGCATCACGACAAAAATTTGCTATTAACCTATGCTCAGCGCGAGATGGCTGATGGTGAGCGTACTGTAGTGGAAAACGCGGATTGGATTGTAGTGGTTCCTTACTGGGCTTCTTGGCCTTTTGAAACCCTAGTGCTGCCAAAGTTTGCGGTTACACGGATGGAGGAACTTAGTGACAGCCAACAGCTTTCGTTGGCAGATATCATGCAGCAAATCACCATTCGCTATGACAATTTATTCCAATGCGCTTTTCCCTATTCAATGGGCTGGCACAGTGCACCCTATACAAGCCAATATGAAGCGCTAGAAGGGCGTCAACACTGGCAGTTACATTGTCACTTTTATCCGCCGTTATTGCGTTCAGCCACGATCAAAAAATTTATGGTGGGCTATGAAATGATGGCTGAAACTCAGCGCGACATGACGCCGGAACAAGCTGCTGAACGTTTGCGTCAGCAAGCGTCGATTCATTATAAAACCGCTAACACTAACAACTAAGCAAGGGTTGTCATGAGCTTAACAATCGAACAATTAAAACATGCTTTTGAACAGCAATTTGGTCAGGCCCCGGAGTATCATTTTCGTGCCCCTGGACGAGTCAACCTGATTGGAGAACATACCGACTACAATGATGGTTTTGTATTGCCTTGCGCTATCGATTTTGAAACCCATGTGGTTGCACAGCCCAACGGCAGTAATAAAATACGGGTGTTGGCTGCGGATTACACGTACCAGCTTGATTGTATTGACCTTGAGCAGGAAATTGCTCACCACCAGGAATTTCAGTGGGCTAATTATGTGCGCGGCGTGGCTAAAAGCCTGCAATCGCGGGAAGTTGAATTGCTGGGGTGTGATTTAGCCATCAGCGGTAATGTACCTCGTGGCGCAGGACTAAGCTCCTCAGCCGCCCTTGAAGTGGCGCTGGGGTTGGCATTTAGTACCTTAAGTAAGCACTACTTATCTAAATCCGAAATCGCTCTGAATGGCCAACAAGCAGAAAACGAGTTTGTCGGCTGTAATAGCGGCATTATGGATCAGTTGATTTCAGCCCAAGGACAACAAGGTAACGCGTTGTTGATTGATTGCCGTTCACTGTCCTGTAAACCAGTGGAAATGCCTGAGTCGCTATCAGTAGTGATCATCAACTCCAATGTCAAACGAGGCCTGGTAGATAGTGAATACAATATGCGTCGCATGCAGTGTGAAACCGGCGCAGATTTATGTAACGTTTCGTCATTGCGGGATTTAAGCGAAGCGCAGTTCGCCACTTTTGAGGATCAACTTGACCCTGTTACGGCCAAGCGCGTGCGACATGTGGTGACTGAAAATGCCCGTACCCAAGCCGCCGCTATTGCTTTGCAGAACGCTGATGTGCAGACCCTCAGTGCATTGATGGCAGCGTCTCACGTGTCAATGCGGGATGATTTTGAGATCACGGTCCCGCAGATAGATTATTTGGTTGAATTAGTCGCTGCAATTATTACTGATAGCGGTGGAGTTCGTATGACCGGCGGCGGTTTTGGCGGCTGTGTCGTTGCCCTAGTACCCCATAAAAAAGTTGCGGAAGTGAAGGCGTCTATTGCGACTCACTACCCAGCAAAAACCGGTTTGATAGCCGATGTATTTGTATGCCGGCCTTCCGCCGGTGCTGAAATTGTGGTTCAGCCATAAGCGCCTGGCCAAAGGAGTAAAGTATGTTGTTAGCCCCATTAGATTTAGCTGTATTAGCCATTTATGTCATCGCTTTGATGAGCATTGCATGGTGGGTTTCACGGGAAAAAGCAGGTCACGAAAAAGATACCAATGACTATTTCCTAGCGGGTAGTAGCCTACCTTGGTGGGCAATTGGAGCCTCGCTGGTGGCTTCTAATATCTCTGCCGAGCAGATAATAGGCATGTCAGGTTCCGGCTATGCGATTGGACTGGCCATTGCGTCCTATGAGTGGATGGCGGCTATAACCCTTATTATTGTGGGTGCCTGGTTACTACCAATCTTTTTAAAGCGCAAAATTTATACTATGCCGCAGTTCTTGCAGCAACGTTATGATAGTAGAGTTCGCCTGACTATGGCGCTGTTCTGGTTGTCTGTGTATGTTTTTGTCAACTTAACCGCAGTACTTTGGCTAGGTGCACTGGCCATCAACACGCTAACAGGGTTAGATTTAACTGCTTCTTTGGTAGTGCTTGCCACACTTTCGTTGGCTTACTCTCTTTATGGTGGTCTAAAGGCCGTTGCTCTTACCGATATTATTCAGGTGGTACTGTTAGTAGCGGGGGGATTATTCTTATCTTATGCCTCGCTAGATTTGCTCGGAAATGGCAACGGTATGTTTGCCGGTTTGGACCGATTGACGTCTGAGTTGCCGGAAAAATTCAATATGATCCTTACCCCAGAAAATGAGCATTATATGAGCTTACCAGGAATATCGGTATTGCTCGGTGGTCTGTGGGTAATTAACCTATCTTACTGGGGCTTTAATCAATATATTATTCAGCGGGCCCTCGCGGCCAAAGATTTAAAAGAGGCACGTAAAGGTATTGCTTTTGCCGCATTTCTTAAACTGTTGATGCCGGTTCTTGTGGTGTTGCCAGGGATTGCTGCTGTATTACTGCTTCCCCCTCTGGATCGACCCGATCAAGCTTACCCGCAATTGATGGGCCTGATGCCTGTCGGCTTAAAAGGTTTGATTTTCGCCGCCTTGGTTGCCGCTATCTTGTCGAGTTTAGCTTCGATGACTAATAGTATTTCTACTATATTCACTATGGACTTATACGCTCATGCCCGGCCTAACAAGTCTCAACATCATTACGTAAAAGTGGGTCGGATCACTAGCGTCTCTGCATTGGTAATAGCGCTTGTTACGGCGCAGCCATTGCTGGGAGATTCTGAACAAGCCTTCCAGTTTATTCAGGAATTTACTGGCTTCTTCACACCCGGGATCGTAGTGTTATTTTTATTGGGCATGTTCTGGAAAAAAGCTACCGCTAATGGCGCACTTATCGCTGCAGTTGGCTCTGCAGTTTTGTCTTTGGCGGCAAAAATGTGGTTACCCGAAGTACCCTTCATGGACCGCGTAGGCTACGTATTTCTATCTTGTCTGGCATTGGCAGTTGTGGTGTCCCTATTGGAAAGTAAAGGGAAAGATCACGCCAATGCTATCTCTTTGGATGACATAGATTTCAGCACAGATGGAAGTTATCGACTTAGCGCGGTGATAGTGATTGTGATCCTTATTTGTTTATATTCAGCATGGTGGTAAATATGTCAAAGTTGAAAACCTTAACGTTGTTGATCGCTGGCGGTTTGTTAGTCGCCTCAGCAAGAAGTGGTGCCGAGCAACAGGCTGCATTGCCTACGCCTACCAAAGTGGTCGCCGGAGAGCTGCAATGGAATGACGGCTCAGCAGTGAAACTCTTTGGGGTAAATTACGGTTTGCCCTTTGCCTACGGCTATCGTGCTATCAATAAATTGGGCTTAGATCATAAGGCCTCGATAGATATGGATGTAGATCACATTGACCGTCTTAAGCTGGATGCTTGGCGGGTACATATGTGGGATCGTTTGCTAAGTAATAAACAGGGCGATCTGTTAGATAACGAACATCTTGAGCTGTTTGACTATTTACTGATGAAATTGCAGCAGAAAAACATCAAAGCCATAGTGACCCCTATTGCATGGTGGGGCTCAGGATATCCAGAGCCAGACCCAGTTGAACCTGGATTTGCTGTGGGTTATTCCAAGCAAGAGATGAACCTTGAGCCTGCGGCCATTGCAGCGACGCATAATTATCTACGCCAGTTATTGGCCTATAAAAACCGTTATACGGGCAAATCTGTAGCAGAAGATCCAGAGGTCATTGCCATTGAATTGTTTAATGAGCCTAATCATCGGCAGGCAGCAGAAGAAAGTGCTGCTTATGTAGAAAGTTTGCTGGCAACAGTGCGTGATTTAGGGGTTTCCAAACCACTCTTTTACAATATCAGTGAGCAAGGCAATGATCAGGCCTTTGCTACTGCTTTGTGCAATTCCTCAGTAGATGGTGTGGCGTATCAATGGTATCCCACAGGATTAGTAAAAAATAGCGCCTTGAATAGCAATATGTTGCCCTCGGTAGCGCATTATACCAATCCATTTGCGCCTATCGAAGCCTGTCAAAATAAGGCCAAAATGGTCTACGAATTTGACGCTGCAGATATCAATAACAGTGTAATGTATCCTGCTATGGCTCGAAGCTTCCGTGAGGCTGGGTTCCAGTGGGCAACACAATTTGCTTACGACCCAGCAGAGCTTGCCCAAACAAATTCTGAATACAATACTCACTACTTGAATTTGTTGTACACACCATCCAAGGCTATAAGCTTGATGATTGCCGGAGAAGAATTTCGCCAATTACCTTCGGACTATCAGGCTGCTGACTACCCAGCCAGTAATACATTTAGTAACACTTACTTAAACTATGATAAAGACCTGAGTCATTTTGATGATGGTAGCCAATATTATTATTCTAATCATACAGATATAGCCCCGAAGAGTCCGCAACAGCTTACTCAGATCGCTGGCGTAGGGAGCTCACCTTTAGTGGAGTATTCAGGAAATGGTGCTTATTTTCTGGATAAACTGCAAGATGGCGTATGGCGTTTAGAAGTCTATCCGGACGTGTTGAGCCTGCAGGATCCTCACCAGTCTTCAAGTTTAAAGCGGGAAGTTTCGCGGCTTTACCTGCATGCTCGCAAGCTAAAGCTAAACTTGACTGATTTGGGCCAAGGGTTTGTGGTGCAAGGTATTAACAATGGGAACGATTTGCATACGCAGGCAAAAGAAGGTCAGGTAAGTGTGTCACCTGGGGTTTATCTTATCGGGGCAAGCCAAGCAGTAATCACCAGTACTGATATTGATTCCCTTGATAAGCAGTACTACCTGCCCCACACCGTTTCTCCTGAACTCGAGTTAATACATCAGCCCCAACGCCAACGTAATGTGGGCGACAAGCTGACATTTGAGGTGCAGGTCGCAGGGCCTAACAACCACTATGATGTGCAATTGTTTATTCGCTATCAGGGACACAGAGATTTCACAATAATACCGATGCAAGCGGCCGGAACTGACAACTACAAATTAAGCTTGCCCAATAGTAACCCGTGGGATCAGCCGGGAGTATTGGAATATGCCTTTGTGATCAAGGATGAGGAACAACAGTTAAGCTGGCCAGGAAAGCAAAGCGGCAGTCCAGCGGATTGGGATTATGTAGATTCAGGATTCTTTCATACTTTATTGACGCCTGCGGCCACACCGATTCGTTTATTCGATCCGGCCACAGACAGAGCCGCTGTGTTCAACCCAAAAAGTGCTGTTGCCTGGCCTGCTACTTCTGCAACAGAAGAGGGGGCAACGCTTAAATTGGCTTATTTCAGTGACAACCTAAACGCTGCAGGAAGTTTGTTGCGTGCGACGCTGGCCAATGACAATCAACTTAGTGGTCGTAATCTATCTGACTACAATGGTTTAGCCATTCGAGTGCGTTCTTTAGGTAAAGCCGACAAAGTACAGCTGGGGTTGATTGGCCAAGATGGTCTGGCCTACGGCACTGATTTTCCAGTACCAAATGAATGGAAAACCCTTGTTATTCCATTGAAAGAGTTGCGTCCTATCGGCACGCTTATGGCAAATGCTTACCCGAGTTTTATGCCGATTAGTGTCGGGCCACACGACAGTCAAACGAAACTGGCACTAGAGGCAATTACAGGGTTTCAGTTGATAATGCCGGCGCTACCGAGCAACCGAAAATTACAG
Above is a window of Aliiglaciecola sp. LCG003 DNA encoding:
- the galK gene encoding galactokinase: MSLTIEQLKHAFEQQFGQAPEYHFRAPGRVNLIGEHTDYNDGFVLPCAIDFETHVVAQPNGSNKIRVLAADYTYQLDCIDLEQEIAHHQEFQWANYVRGVAKSLQSREVELLGCDLAISGNVPRGAGLSSSAALEVALGLAFSTLSKHYLSKSEIALNGQQAENEFVGCNSGIMDQLISAQGQQGNALLIDCRSLSCKPVEMPESLSVVIINSNVKRGLVDSEYNMRRMQCETGADLCNVSSLRDLSEAQFATFEDQLDPVTAKRVRHVVTENARTQAAAIALQNADVQTLSALMAASHVSMRDDFEITVPQIDYLVELVAAIITDSGGVRMTGGGFGGCVVALVPHKKVAEVKASIATHYPAKTGLIADVFVCRPSAGAEIVVQP
- a CDS encoding UDP-glucose--hexose-1-phosphate uridylyltransferase, whose product is MSEFDVTEHPHRRFNLLTGEWVLVSPHRAKRPWQGQVEDAGEDNTPSYDPSCFLCPTNTRISGDVNPDYDSPFVFTNDFAALHQQTPDAQRDDEGLFVLSSVEGTSRVICYSPNHSLTMPELSQPQIQGIIQTWIAQYQDLSTTYQWVQVFENKGAINGCSNPHPHGQIWASSSVPTLPARADKAQAEYLQHHDKNLLLTYAQREMADGERTVVENADWIVVVPYWASWPFETLVLPKFAVTRMEELSDSQQLSLADIMQQITIRYDNLFQCAFPYSMGWHSAPYTSQYEALEGRQHWQLHCHFYPPLLRSATIKKFMVGYEMMAETQRDMTPEQAAERLRQQASIHYKTANTNN
- a CDS encoding sugar-binding domain-containing protein encodes the protein MRKAIILSAHLLCLLVLTACQNDNPSAHHDTGVQASITSETPVSQTLNFNKDWLFKKSQTEQSAGKISAAWQTVDLPHTPRLEPQIVNHQWQGFAWYQKTFQVPESWLDKAVLIRFEGAMNVADIWLNGEKVGGHIGGYLPFTLDLSPYLKSGDNQIQVRLDNRDNEITGPKPLHLLDFNTYGGLYRDVNLLIKDKLMITDEMLANEVAGGGIFVTFPKVSESSSVLVVKTQLQNRYAAAKSVRVEQTLLWQSTPVANNVQRTQLLENQSLHVEQRIEAKQVKLWSPKTPNLYSLQTKVFDGERLVEQQSRKIGFREFTFNQQHELLINGEKTFLRGVNRHQDYPHVGYATSAQADYRDAVKIKAAGFDYVRLSHYPHSTAFMQAADELGLVLIDAVLGWQYYNPDPAFEAHIIQSCADLIRRDRNHASVLGWECSLNESDMPDDFIARLDDTVHKEFPGAYSAGWEKGYDIYLQARQHRLQHYETPNQPYVVSEYGDWEYYAQNAGLNQDNWGDLKDEERTSRQLLNSGEKRLLQQSMNLQEAHDDNHTVPAFADGYWVMFDYNRGYADDIESSGIASLYRQPKYSYYFFASQRDADEVSDAYASGPMVHIASEWTKNSATKIRVFSNAQQVALYLNDELVEQKSASRDKYSQHLAHPPIHFDVAEFRPGTLRADAIIDGKVVASHTVATPGEATQLALRLDVSGVKPVAGSKDLVFVYADLLDSNGNKVPANDVALEVALSGDIQLLNQEAILTSQGQGALLIRIGDSLAGASITVSGIGLTSASLNLAQ
- a CDS encoding TonB-dependent receptor — its product is MKTHFKLSLTALAIAQCLNFSVAQAQETNSTADSDTAEPATEVIEVRGFGSTLKQSLFEKRNAPQVVEIISTDDLGSLPDVTITDALARLPGITADRDRGNASRISIRGMGPRLNMATMNGREIVSGEPSRDVRYEQFPAELVSSVQVYKSPMASNIEGGISGLVNLDFVDPLSKDEPVFTVSGNLMRYELGDDLPDGQSTGKKFSVSYVDKIGANFGYAFGIAYQDQPSLQRGIESWDYNNAPENQGDINQNGITEAAPWGGQADTKIGNNERLGAMTILEWQATDALTLKYDLFYSKFKIKEREDQYYFTNWGNWQGGQDWNYQNSASSANIITKADGTEQVIGGGLAFGSHEVHNATWFQENELISTGLNAEYITDDWTIKADVGYSEASIDSVWVDIRSNYNGPAYDLGWSAAENDRMAIEIQPNPDQGLTYTDIGNPENYSIDGVETWVETSPGVWEAFYYGMFADDDRDLTDEMVSAQLDFSRDIDINDIQSIEFGARYSDRDKQNRVYDWQKSVIADNGLTDYGMQYEIGGDVTAPMLYTFKDWDLVADKVFGGLGTADYDNQSADDKLASWELSETTYNLYAQANLRGTIGGLDYTGNIGVRYVKTESQSSGTQQIAGVLSPVTVDHDYSEILPSLNVIVTLNEDSQLRFGLARTMSRPPLIEMRTGFAINETVEPNTASGGNPTLNPFVANQADLGYEYYFGDDGAVTVSLFYKDLKNHIGNAQENLNFNGVDYEFTGPVNGDGGKIKGFEVLFQQAFTDLPAPFDGLGVYANYSYTDSDVQEFIPQNNPYTLGGLSQDVANFTLWYYKQGFEARVSYDYRSEYTSINSWNPSRIALQDEQATVDASISYEVNEHLKLTLQGQNLTDEASVSYWDNDRTRPADYVEWGRRFLVGFQYSM
- a CDS encoding sodium/sugar symporter, which encodes MLLAPLDLAVLAIYVIALMSIAWWVSREKAGHEKDTNDYFLAGSSLPWWAIGASLVASNISAEQIIGMSGSGYAIGLAIASYEWMAAITLIIVGAWLLPIFLKRKIYTMPQFLQQRYDSRVRLTMALFWLSVYVFVNLTAVLWLGALAINTLTGLDLTASLVVLATLSLAYSLYGGLKAVALTDIIQVVLLVAGGLFLSYASLDLLGNGNGMFAGLDRLTSELPEKFNMILTPENEHYMSLPGISVLLGGLWVINLSYWGFNQYIIQRALAAKDLKEARKGIAFAAFLKLLMPVLVVLPGIAAVLLLPPLDRPDQAYPQLMGLMPVGLKGLIFAALVAAILSSLASMTNSISTIFTMDLYAHARPNKSQHHYVKVGRITSVSALVIALVTAQPLLGDSEQAFQFIQEFTGFFTPGIVVLFLLGMFWKKATANGALIAAVGSAVLSLAAKMWLPEVPFMDRVGYVFLSCLALAVVVSLLESKGKDHANAISLDDIDFSTDGSYRLSAVIVIVILICLYSAWW
- the galE gene encoding UDP-glucose 4-epimerase GalE; its protein translation is MNILVTGGAGYIGTHTCVALLKAGHQVVVVDDFSNSCPEAMQRVETICQQSIPFYQGDVGDKALLEKIFSENHFDGVIHFAGAKAVGESVAKPLYYYRNNVTASQTLLEVMATFDVSSLVFSSSATVYGDPHAVPILEDFPLAPTNPYGRSKLMVEQIMQDQAQADKRFNGIILRYFNPVGAHESGLIGEDPNGIPNNLMPFISQVAVGKRAQLTIFGNDYPTRDGTGVRDYIHVCDLAEGHVQALEKLHDQQGCHVLNLGTGNGVSVLEMVAAYADASHQPIPYVFAERRPGDVAQCYADASQAKQILGWQATRGLPEMVADSWHWQSGNPNG